AGCGACCCGGCGCCGATCACGGCCCCATTGAGCACCGTGGCGGCCATGCCGATCAGGGCGCCGTCCTCGACCGTGCAACCGTGTAGCACCGCGCCGTGACCCACCGAGACGTCGCGGCCGACGATGAGCGGGAAGCCGCCGTCGACGTGGCAGGAGACGTTGTCCTGCAGGTTGGAGCCCGCGCCGATGCGGATCGGTTCGGCCTCGGCACGTAGCACCGCGTTGTACCAGACGCTCGCGTGCTCGGCCAGGCTCACGTTGCCCACCAGCACGGCACCGGCGGCGACGAACGCGCTCTCGGCCACGTGCGGCCCCGGACGGTCGGGCAGGGTGATGAGGCGGGCGGCGTTGTCGGCGGTCATGGCTCCACCCTAGTTGCGCATCCACGCCCCGCGAACTGTGAGATATGCCCCGAAAATCTCGGGCGGTTTCCAGTGGTCGTTGCAACACCGGATGGTTTAGGTACTGAAAAGTAGATCACGTAAGCGCTCGGCTGGGGTATCCCAGTCGAGCGTTTTGCGTGGGCGGGCGTTGAGTTCTTGGGCGACGTGTTCGAGGTCTTCGGGGCCGTAGATGTTCAGGTCTGTGCCTTTGGGGAAGTATTGGCGCAGGAGCCCGTTGGTGTTCTCGTTCGTTCCGCGCTGCCAGGGGCTGGCGGGGTCGCAGAAGTAGACGTTCATACCGGTGTCCGTCTTGACCGTCCTGTGGGCGGCCATTTCTGATCCTTGGTCCCAGGTCAGTGATCCGCGCAGGTGCTCGGGCAGGGTGCCGATCGTGCTGATCAGGGCGTCGCGGACGGACTCGGCGGTGTGGTCGTGGGGCAGGTGGAGCAGCATGACGTAGCGGGTGGTGCGTTCGACCAGAGTGCCGATCGCGCTCTGGTTGAGGGTGCCGGTGATGAGGTCCCCTTCCCAGTGCCCGGGAACGGCCCGGTCCTCGACTTCGGGAGGACGCTCGGAGATCATGACCATGGGGTCCACGAAACGAGGCCGGCGGGCGTCGCCGGTGTTCTGCGTTTTGCGGCGGGCCCGGCCGGTGCGTAACGCCGCAGTAAGTTCCCGGCGTAATCCACCGCGGCCTTGGAGATACAAGGCTTGGTAGATCGTCTCGTGGGTCACGCGCATCTCCTGATCATCGGGATAAGTCTTGATCAGAGTGTGGCTGATTTGTTCTGGTGACCAGTGGAATTGCAGTCCCGTCGTGACGAACGCGCGCAGTCGGGGTGACGTTTCCAGCTTCCGGGGCTTGGGTCGGGGCCGTCGGGTGGCAGCGGCGCGGTGCGCCGCATAAGGCAGGTAGCCGCGCTCAGGCACGGTATTGCGCGCGATTTCCCGACTGATCGTGGATGGCGACCGGCGCAACACCGCCGCGATCGACCGCAGCGACGCACCTGCCACGGTCATGTCGCGGATCTTCTCCCGTTCGAGCAATGACAAGTAACGAGCATGGATCGGGTCAGCCAGCGCCGCCGGCACCGAAGGAACAATCGTGGTCACACCACTTGTGTAGTCGATCACCCGTCCGTCAGGGTGAATTCTCTTGTGCCCCGACTGTCGGATCCCACGGTCCCAGTCATGGGCGGTGCGAACATGCACGCCGACCTGCCGTGCCGCTTCTGAACGACGGATACCCGCAGCACGCAACTGGAGGTACTCGTCCTTGCACGGGTGTGGCCCACGACCAGGGACGCCTTTGGTCGGATTCCAGCCATAACAGGTGCGCTCGTTGAAGCCGAGCTCAGCTGCCGCTGCAGCCCGGGTTCCGAGCCTGGCGACAGCGGAAAAGAACGCATCTCTATCCGCCTGCGAGTACCTACGATTCTTCGAAACTCTCTTGCCCCAAGACACGGTCGTTGCAACTCCCAGATATGCGGGGTGTTGCAACGACCGCTAGAACCCAAGTCGGATTTTGGGTGCTGTGCTCACGCTTCGCGGACTCTAGGATTCAGGGATGGTGAACACAGCGCATCCCGCCGTTGACAGAGTGCGTCTGGCACTGAATGCCCAGGGGGTGGACCCCGAGATCCGCTGGTTCGACGATGCGACCACGACCGCGGTCGCCGCGGCCGCTGCGTTGGGCATCGAGGTGGGTGCGATCGCTAACTCGCTGGTCTTCACCCTCGATGGTGACCCGCTACTCGTGCTCACCTCTGGCGCACACCGGGTGGACACCGCCTGGCTGGGGGAGCGCCTCGGCGGCACCATCGGCCGCGCGTCAAAAGACCTCGTGAAGGAGGCCACCGGGCAGGTAATCGGCGGAGTCGCGCCCGTCGGGCATCCGTCGCCGATCCGCACCCTGGTCGACGAGGATCTCGCCGGCTATCCCGTGGTCTGGGCCGCTGCCGGGCACGCCCACACGGTGTTTCCCACCACGTTCGCCGAGCTGCTGCGCCTCACCGGAGGCGAGGCGACCCCGGTGGTTCCGACCGCTTAGGCGTCCAGGTCGGGCCCGTCTCAGACTCACGTGCGGACTTCCCGCCTTCGTGGGCACAACGAAGGCGGGAAGTCCGCAACTCAGGATCCGATAATGCGGCGCGCGCCGACGACGGGGCGTGATCCGCAGAATTCCTACGACTCGCGGGCGGCCCCGGCGGCTGCGCGCACCACGAACATGTCGGGGGCCGTGAAGCCCGCGGCCGCGAAGGCCGCGGACACGGCCTGCTGCACCGCGGGGATCAACGCGTGCGGGGTGAGCGCGATGGCCGAGCCGCCGAAGCCGCCGCCGGTCATCCGGGCGCCGAGGGCGCCTGCGGCGCGGGCCGTGTCGACCGCGAGGTCGAGCTCGGCGACCGAGATCTCGAAGTCGTCGCGCATCGAAGCGTGTGACGCGTCGAGCAGCGCGCCGATGGCGCCGGGGCCCTCCTCGCGCAGCACCCGCACGGTGTCGAGCACGCGCTGGTTCTCGGTGAGGATGTGCCGCACCCGGCGGAAGGTCTCGTCGTCGAGGGTCGTGGCGGCGCGGGGCAGGTCGTCCACCGTGAGGTCGCGCAGCGACGAGACCCCCATCAGCCGGGCACCGGTCTCGCAGGACGCGCGGCGTGAGGCGTAGCCGCCCGTCGCGTGCGCGTGGCTGACCTTGGTGTCGATCACGAGGAGCTCGAGGCCGGCGTCGTCGAAGCCGAGCGGGATGACCTCGGACTCGAAGCTGCGGCAGTCCAGGAACACGGCCGAGTCGGTCTCGCCCAGCAGCGACGCCGACTGGTCGAGGATGCCCGTGGGCGCGCCGACGACCTCGTTCTCGGCCAGCTGGCCCACCCGCACGAGCACCTGCTTGTCGAAGCCGAGGTTCCAGACCTCGTCGAGGGCCACGGCGGTGGCGCACTCGATCGCGGCGGAGGACGACAGCCCGGCGCCGATCGGCACATCCGAGTCGATGAAGATATCGAAGCCGGTCACGGCAGACAGGTCGGCGCCCTTCTGGCCGAGCGCCCACGCCACGCCCAGCGGATACGCCGACCAGCCCGACACAGTCTCGGGGGAGAGATCGTCGAGCGAGATCTCGACGATCTCCTCGGTGAAGGAGCTGGCGACCCGCAGCATCCGGTCGTCGCGGAGTGCGAGGGCGACGACGGCGCGGCGGTTGATGGCGAACGGGAACACAAACCCGTCGTTGTAGTCGGTGTGCTCGCCGATCAGGTTGACCCGGCCGGGGCCGAACCACAGGCCGGCCGGTTCGCGGTCGAACCGGTCGCGGAAACCGCTCGTGGTGCTCGGGGTGGTGTCGTTCACGAGTGGGCCTTTCCGGTGCTGCTGTCGGTGGATTCTGCGGAGGCGGAGGCGGCGTCGGCTGACGCATCCGCGGCATCCGAGCGCGCGATCGCCGCGCGGATGTTGTCGGCGGCCTGCTCCGGCGTGACGTCGCCGATCCAGGCGCCCATGGCGGCCTCGGAGCCGGCCAGGAACTTCAGTTTGTCCTCGGCCCGGCGCGGGCTGGTGAGCTGCAGCATCAGGCGGATGTCGTCACGGTGCACGTTGACCGGCGCCTGGTGCCACGCGCCGATGTACGGCGTGGGCGTGGAGTAGAGCTGGTCGATACCGCGCAGCAGGCGACGGTAGAGCACCGCGAGCTCGTCGCGCTCGGCCAGGGTGGTGCCGGCGAAGTCGGCGACGTGGCGGTGCGGCAGCATGTGCACCTCGACGGGCCAGCGGGCGGCGAACGGCACGAACGCGGTCCAGTGCTCGCCCCGCAGGATGACCCGGTCGCCGGCCTGCTCGCTGGCCAGGATGTCGGCGAACAGGGTGGGGCCGTAGCTCTCGATCGAGTCGATCAGACGCTGGGTGCGCGGGGTGACGTACGGGTATGAGTAGATCTGGCCGTGCGGATGGTGCAGGGTGACGCCGATGGCCTCGCCACGGTTCTCGAACGGGAACACCTGCTCGATGCCGGGCATCTGCGAGAGCTTGTGGGTGCGCTCGGCCCAGGCCTCGATCACGGTGCGGGCGCGGGTGACCGACAGGCTGCCGAACGAACCCTCGGTGGCGGGGCTGAAGCAGACGACCTCGCAGCGGCCGACCGAGGTGCGGATGCGCCCCAGCCCGATCGTGCGCAGGTCGTCGAGTCCGGTGGGTGCGTCGTCGTCGGTGAGCAGCGGCCCGAACGAGGGCGACTTGTTCTCGAACACGGCCACGTCGTAGTTGCTGGGCACCTCTGAGGGGTTCTCCGGCGTGGACGGCGCGAGCGGGTCGAGGTGCGCCGGCGGCAGGAACACCCGGTTCTGCCGGGCCGCGGCGACGGAGATCCACTCGCCGGTGAGCGGGTCCTGGCGCATGCGCGCGTTCGCCGGGCGCGGGGCGAGGTCGCGCAGGTCGGGTGCCCGGTCTGGCGAGAGGGTGGTGTCGGGGTCATCGAAGTAGATGAGCTCGCGACCGTCTGCGAGGGTGTGCGGGTGACGCGCGATGCCGGCGTCGGCGACGAAGTCTGGGGTGTTGGTGAGGTCAGTCATGGCGGGATCAACGCTAGTCGATTTGCGCAACCGAAACCAGTACTTGCGTATTGAAAAGCGAGGGAAACTAAGTGAAGATGAGGGTATGGCCTCAGTCGAACATCCGCCCGACCGCGACGCCCTGCCCGCGCACCAGCGCCGGGAGCAGATCCAGCGGCTTGTCGACGCCCGCGGCTTCGTGCGTGTCAGCGAACTCAGTGACACCTTCGGCGTCTCCGGGGTCACCGCCCGCGCCGACCTCGACCAGCTCGAGAGCGCCGGTGCCCTCATGCGCATCCACGGCGGGGCGGTGCCGGTCGGCATCTCCACCACCAGCCGGCCCGACCGGGAGTTCTCCTTCGAGGAGGCCCTGGCGTCGTCGGTGGTCCCCAAGCAGCAGGTCGGCGGGCTTGCCGCCTCCCTGGTCTCGAGTGGGCAGAGCGTGATCCTCGACGTGGGCACCACCACTCTCGCCGTGGCCCGGGCGCTCGTGGCCCGCACCGACCTCACCGATGTCGTCGTCATCACCAACGGCCTGAGCATCGCCCTCGCCCTTGAACCGGCCATCCCGCGGTTCACCGTGATCGTCACCGGCGGCTCGCTCCGGCCGCTGCAGCACTCGCTCGTCGACCCGCTCGCGGCCACCGTGCTCAGCCAGGTGCACGCCGACCTGGCTTTCATCGGCTGCAACGGCGTCGACGTGGACGGCGGAGTCACCAACATCAACCTGCCGGAGGCCGGCGTGAAGACGCTCATGCTCGCCGCCGCGGCGCGTGCGATCATCGTGGCCGACGGTGCCAAACTAGGGCAGGTGCACCTGGGCCGGATCGGCCCGCTTGCCGCCTTCGACACCCTGGTGACGGATGCGGCCGCCGACCCGCTCACCCTGGCCCCGCTCCGCGAGGCCGGCCTCGCCGTGCTCCAGCCCACCTGATCCGAGAAAGTCACCCATGCCGCTTGCCGCCGCCACCGGAACCCAGTACGCCCTCGTCTGCGACACCCCGCAGGGCCCGGCGACCGCAACGATCACCGAGGTCGCCGCTGGCCTCCGCGAATACGCGCTGAACGGCATCGACCTGGTGGAGGGCTTCGGCCCGGACTCGGTGCCGCCGCTCGGCGCCGGCACTGTGCTCACGCCCTGGCCCAACCGCATCCGCGATGCCGTCTGGAGCCACGGCGGTATCCGGCACCAGCTGGTCATCACCGAGCCCGAGCTCGGCAACGCGATCCACGGCCTCCTCGCAGTGACGGCCTACCGGTTGGTCGCGCAGACCGCGAACGAGGTGACCCTGGCCGCCACGGTCTACCCGCAGGCCGGTTACCCGTACCAGCTCGACACCACGGTCACCTACACGCTCACGGCCGACGGCCTGGCCGTGACCCACAGCATCCGCAACGTCGGCACAGCGGATGCCCCGGTGGCCCTCGGCACCCACCCCTACCTGAAGATCGGCGACGTGCCCACCGGCGACCTCGTGCTACGGCTCGCCGCCACCAGCCACATCGACGTGGATGCCCGGCTCAACCCGGTGGGCGTCAGCGACGTGGCCGGCACCCGCTTCGACCTGCGCGACGGCGCCCGCGTGGACGACCTCGACCTCGACGACGGCTTCGGCGGCGTGCTCGTGCAGAACGGCCGCGGCGAGCACTCGCTGACCGCCCCCGACGGTCGCCGCGTCATCCTGTGGGGCGACGAGAACATGGCCTACGTGCAGGCGTTCACGCCGCGCAACTTCCCCGTGCGCACCGGCGACTCCGTGCGGATCGGCCAGGCCGTCGCGATCGAGCCGATGACCGCGCCGGCGGATGCGTTCAACTCCGGCCAGGGCCTCAACTGGCTGGCCCCCGGCGAGGACTGGGTCGTTCGCTGGGGAATCACCCCGACGGGTTTCGCGTACTGAGAAACCCGGCCTAGGGTGGCGGGAGCGCCGCGCTTCGGGCGGCCCCGGATCGACGAGGAACGACCAGACCCATGGCAACACCGTCCCTGACCTCACCCACCCTGACCGGGCCCGGCCCCCGGGCGCCCCTGAGCGCACCGGACGAGGCGCGCCGGGTGGCGCTCGTGGGCATGAAACGACTGGCCCTCGGCCTGCTGCTGGCGATGACGTTGATCTTCGCAGTGTCGTTCGCCCTCGAAGAGCGCTATCCGTGGCTGGAGTATGTGCGCGCCGCCGCCGAGGGCGGCATGGTGGGCGCCATCGCGGACTGGTTCGCGGTCACGGCGCTGTTCCGGTATCCGCTCGGGCTGCGCATCCCGCACACCAACATCATCGCCAACCGCAAGGACGAGATCGGTGCGAGCCTGGGCGAGTTCGTCGAGTCCAACTTCCTCTCTGATGCCGTCGTGCGCGGCAAGCTCGAGTCCATCGGGGTGTCCAGGCGGCTCGGCGCCTGGCTGGTGCAGCCGGCGAACGCGCAGCGGCTCACCGACGAGATCGCGCATGCCGGGTCGGGGCTGCTCGACCTGCTCAGCGACGACGAGATCAAGAACCTGCTCGAGGGCGTCGCGCGGGAGCACCTGCTGCGGCCGGAGTGGGGACCGAGCCTCGGCCGGCTGGGCGAGCACCTGGTGGCCTCCGGCCGGCACCACGCCGCCGTGGACCTGCTGCTCGACAAGGCGCACAGCTGGCTGACCGCGCACCCCGAGGCGTTCGGCCAGTCCGTCTCCACCCGGCTGCCGCGCTGGCTGCCCGGCTTCGTGGGTGAGATGGTCGACGACAAGGCCTACCGTGAGGTGCTCGCGTTCGTGTCGACGGTGCAGCGGGAGCCGGAGCATCCGTTGCGCGGAGCCATCGACCGGTACCTGGCCGAGCTGATGGCCGACCTGCAGTTCGACGACACCATGATCGAGCGCGTCGAGGTGCTCAAGCTCGAACTGGTCGACAACGCCAAGCTGCGTGAGTTCGCCGGGGATGCCTGGGAGTCGCTGAAGGCGTCGCTGCTGGCGGCGCTGGCCGACCCGGACAGCGCCGTGCGCGCCGGCGTGCAGTCGACGGTGCTCGACGTGGGCGCCAGGCTCGTCGCAGACCGGTCGCTCGGCGCGCGCATCGACCGGTGGCTCGCCGACACCGCCGGGTACGTGCTGCAGAAGTACCGGCACGAGATCGCCGGTGTGATCACCGAAACCGTCGAGCGCTGGGACCCGGCCGAGACCACCGAGAAGATCGAGCTGCAGGTGGGCAAGGACCTGCAGTTCATCCGCATCAACGGCACCGTCGTGGGCGCGCTGGCCGGCCTGCTGATCTTCGCGCTGGCCCAGGGCGCCCTGGTGTTGTTCGGCGGCTGACGGGAGCCGCCACCCGCGACACGGTCTGACCGGTGAGCCATACTTAACCCGTGAACACCGGCTCGAATGGTCCCGGGGGTGGCACGGCCCCGGCTTCCGGTGCGCCCTCCACCGCACGCATCGTCGACGAGGGCATGCTGATCGCCCTCTCCGCGGTGCGGATGGCCGTGAAGAACGGCATCATCGTGGGCGCCCTGCGCGACCACAGCGACTACGACCCCGAGCGCTACGCCGCGCTGGCCCGGCACGAACTCGAACACGTGGCGCAGGAGAACGACGAGGACTCCACCCGGGTCGAGCGGCTCGGCTCCTACCTGGCGCGCACGACCGGGGCGGGCAAGAGCCGCGAGCTGGAGAACAAACGCCGCGACGTGGTACGCCTCGGCCGCCGCCGCACCCTGCACGACCACGTCGCCGAGCGGCTGCGGGAGTTCGCCGCGGACGAGAGCCGGGTGACCGACCTCGTCGCGAAGGCCCGCGCGGATGCCCTGCAGGAGATCAACGACGCTCTCTCCACCCGGCTCCTTGCCCAGCGCATCGATCCCCGCCAGCCCGGCTACCAGGCGGTGCGGGCCGAACGGATGCGCGCCGTCGCGGCCATCGACCTCGCCAAGCTGGCGAAGACCGCCCGGCACCCCGGCCCGACCGGCTGAGTGCGGCACGGGTTGCACGTGCTTCCCGGCATCCGTCGCAGCGGCACTGGGGCCCGCCGCCCGTTCGCTACGCTCGAAGGGTGGATACCCAGGCGATACAGACTTTTCTCGACGACAGCGATTTCTCCGGTGTGGTGTTGGTGCGTGACGGCGACCGCACCATCTTCGAGGCGGCCCGCGGCTTCGCCACCCCGCGCTGGCAGGTGCCCAACACCCTGGACACCCGCTTCGACACCGCCTCGATCACCAAGCTCTTCACCAGCGTCGCCGTGTTGCAGCAGGTCGACGCCGGCAGGCTCGACCTCGAGGCCTCGATCCACGAGTACGTGGACCTCGCCGGCAGCACCATCGGCACCGACGTCACCCTGTTGCACCTGCTCACGCACACGAGCGGCATCGCCGACGACGTCGACGAGGAGGCGGGCGAGAGCTACGCCGACTTCTGGGCTCAGACGCCCAACTATTCGCTCGTCGAGACCCGCGACTACCTGCCGCTGTTCACCCAGAAGCCGCCGCTGGCCCCGCCGGGCGTGGAGTGCGTGGACTGCAACGTCGGCTACATCCTCGCCGGCCTCGCCGTGGAGAAGGCCTCTGGACTCGGCTACCGCGACTACGTGCGCGAGGAGATCTTCGCCCGCTCGGGCATGACCGACTCCGGATTCTTCGACCGCCGCGACGGCGTCGAACGGGTCGCAGAGGGCTGGGACCGTCGCGAGGACGGCAGTTGGGTCTCGAACATCTACAGCTCGCCGGCGATTGGCTCGCCCGACAGCGGTGCCCACGCCACCGCCGGCGACCTGATGAACTTCCTCAACGCCGTGCGCGGCGGGCAACTGCTTTCCAAGGAGTACACCGACGAGTTCTTCACCCCGCAGGTGGCCTACGACGACGACGTGAAGTACGGTTTCGGCTTGGAGTTCGACCTCAACGAGAACGGCTCGGTGCGCTCGTACTACAAGGACGGCGTCAACGCCGGCGCCAGCGGCATCCTGCGGCACTACCCCACCTCTGGCCTGGACGTCGTGGTGCTCAGCAACGCCGAAGAGGGCGCCTGGGACCTCGTGGTCGAGCTCGACGCCCAGTTCTAGCGCACGGCCCCTCACCGCGCGCGGCTGTGACGCCGGTGCGCGGGTCAGGCGCCGGTTCGCGGGTGGCGTGCCGCGGGCGTAGCGGCGTGGTGCCCGCGGATCTCGTCTGCGCGGTGGTGCGCGGGTCGGGCGCCGCTGCGCGGGTCTCGGGCCATAGGTTCAGGCCGCGGGCGTTGGCAGGGGGCAGCGCAGCTGGGTGCGCTCGCCGCTGCGGTCGATGTCGTGCTCGGTCATCGGGGCCCCGCAGAGCGGACACCGGGCGACCGGACGCTCCTGCACCGGCACCTCGTCGTCGTAGGGACCGAGCGGCGGCGGGCCGATGATGGGCAGCAGCCGAGCGTTCAGCCACGCGGTGAAGCCCCCGGCCTCCTTGATGGTCGGTTTGCGTTTCTTGGCTGACGTCATAATAGTTAGTGTACTAAGTAAATCTTGGCGGGCGCCGGATGCCTGCCGATTCATGATCTCGGAGACCCGATGACGCAACCCAACGTGCTTGCCCTGGAGAACCAGGTCTGCTTCGCACTCACGGTCGCGGCGCGCACCACGGTGGCCCTGTACAAGCCGATCCTGGAGCCGCTCGGGCTCACGCACCCGCAGTATCTGGTCATGCTGGCCCTGTGGGAGCAGGACCCGCGCACGCTCCGCAGCCTGGCCGACGTGCTGCGCCTCGAGCCGGCCACCCTGTCGCCGCTGCTCAAGCGGTTGGAGGCGGTGGGGTATCTCCGCCGCGAACGGTCGACGGCCGACGAGCGCGCGCTGCAGGTGACCCTGACCGAGCACGGGCACGAGCTGCGTCGAATCGCCGAGACCATCCCTGAGCGGGTGGCCCGCACCCTGGAGATGTCGCCAGAGAGCCTGATCGCGCTTCGAGACAGCCTCACCGAGGTCATTCGCGCCACGACGGTCGCCACGCCGGAGCCGTAGCCGGGAGATTTGCCGGACGGAAGCCGCCCGCGGCGGGCTCGGGCGTCGTACGCTGGCGCCATGAAGAAGATCTCGATCGAGGCCCTCGCCCGCCAGCAGCTCGCCGCCGCCACCTCCGGCAGCAGCGGGCGCGCCGCCGCCACGGTCTTCGGCGGCCACGAGAAGGTGCTGCGCCAGACCGTGATGGGCATGGCCAAGGGCACGGTGATGGCCGAGCACGAGAGCCCCGGCGACGCCACCGTCTACGTGCTCAGTGGCAGGGTGCGACTGATCGTGGGGGACGATGCCTGGCAGGCCCGCACCGGTGACCTGCTCATCATGCCCAAGGCGCGGCACAGCCTCGAAGCTGAAGAAGACGCCACCATCCTGCTCACGGTGGCCAAACTGCCCTGACCCAGCGCGGGATGCTCCGAGCGACGGATGCGCCGCCCGGCGGCCGGCTACTCGGCCGTCGCCGGCCAGCCCAGGGCGAGTTCGGTCGCGGCGGCGCTCGCCGCGGTGATGTCCTCGGCCGTGCCGCCTGCGCGCGCCGCCGCCAGGCCCACGAGGAACAGGCTCAGCGGGGCCGCGGGACGGGCCACGTTGTGCGCCACGTCTCTGGCCACGTCGAGCAGCAGCCCGGTGGGGATGATGTCCGCATCCAGGCCCAGGTGCGCCGCGAGGGCGGTGAGCCACTCGTCGAGAGCCTCGGGCGGCAGGGGGGTGTTCGTGCTCATGGTGTCACTCCTCGGTGGATGCAACGGTGGATGAAGTAGAGACTGAGTCGGCTTCGGGGCTGGTGTCGCCGGTGGGCGCGGAGGCGCCGGGCTGGCCGGGCTGCAGCACGGGCAGGGGAGCGGCATCGAAGCGTCCGGTGTCGGCGTCGATGGTGAGCACCCGGCCGATCAGGGGTTCGCCCGTGCCCGTGATCAGGCGGATCGCCTCGGCGGCCAGCAGGGCCCCGGCCTGGCCGCGGAGGGCGCCGAGCACGCCAGGGTCGACGGATGCGGCGTCACCGGGCGCATCCGTGCCGAAGAAGTCACGCAACCGGGTGGAACGCTGGCCGCTGCGCCGGGGCGGGCTGGACCAGAACACCGACAGTTCGGCGTTGCCGCGCGCCACCGAGCCCCAGACCAGCGGCAGCCCGAGGGCGGCGCAGGTGTCGCCCACCAGGAACGGCTGCGGGGTGAGGTCGCTGCCGTCGAGCACGAGGTCGTAGCCGCCCAGGATGCGGGCCGCCGACTCGGCGGTGATCTCCTCGTCGTGTGCTGTGACGGCGGTGTCCGGCGAGAGCGTGAGGATGGTGGTGGTCGCCAGCACCAGGGAGTCCACGTCGAGCGGGCCCACGTCGGCCAGCCCGATGGTGCCCACGCCGGCCGCGGCGAGGGTGCGGAGGGCGGGGGCGCTGAGCCCGGAGGTGCCGAGCACCAGCACCCGG
This is a stretch of genomic DNA from Cryobacterium soli. It encodes these proteins:
- a CDS encoding aldose 1-epimerase family protein, whose translation is MPLAAATGTQYALVCDTPQGPATATITEVAAGLREYALNGIDLVEGFGPDSVPPLGAGTVLTPWPNRIRDAVWSHGGIRHQLVITEPELGNAIHGLLAVTAYRLVAQTANEVTLAATVYPQAGYPYQLDTTVTYTLTADGLAVTHSIRNVGTADAPVALGTHPYLKIGDVPTGDLVLRLAATSHIDVDARLNPVGVSDVAGTRFDLRDGARVDDLDLDDGFGGVLVQNGRGEHSLTAPDGRRVILWGDENMAYVQAFTPRNFPVRTGDSVRIGQAVAIEPMTAPADAFNSGQGLNWLAPGEDWVVRWGITPTGFAY
- a CDS encoding MarR family winged helix-turn-helix transcriptional regulator, yielding MTQPNVLALENQVCFALTVAARTTVALYKPILEPLGLTHPQYLVMLALWEQDPRTLRSLADVLRLEPATLSPLLKRLEAVGYLRRERSTADERALQVTLTEHGHELRRIAETIPERVARTLEMSPESLIALRDSLTEVIRATTVATPEP
- a CDS encoding gamma carbonic anhydrase family protein, giving the protein MTADNAARLITLPDRPGPHVAESAFVAAGAVLVGNVSLAEHASVWYNAVLRAEAEPIRIGAGSNLQDNVSCHVDGGFPLIVGRDVSVGHGAVLHGCTVEDGALIGMAATVLNGAVIGAGSLVAAGAVVLEGTIVPPGSLVAGVPAKVRRELTADEIDGIRHNAENYLGHAALHRLAT
- a CDS encoding IS30 family transposase, with amino-acid sequence MRRSEAARQVGVHVRTAHDWDRGIRQSGHKRIHPDGRVIDYTSGVTTIVPSVPAALADPIHARYLSLLEREKIRDMTVAGASLRSIAAVLRRSPSTISREIARNTVPERGYLPYAAHRAAATRRPRPKPRKLETSPRLRAFVTTGLQFHWSPEQISHTLIKTYPDDQEMRVTHETIYQALYLQGRGGLRRELTAALRTGRARRKTQNTGDARRPRFVDPMVMISERPPEVEDRAVPGHWEGDLITGTLNQSAIGTLVERTTRYVMLLHLPHDHTAESVRDALISTIGTLPEHLRGSLTWDQGSEMAAHRTVKTDTGMNVYFCDPASPWQRGTNENTNGLLRQYFPKGTDLNIYGPEDLEHVAQELNARPRKTLDWDTPAERLRDLLFST
- a CDS encoding serine hydrolase domain-containing protein, with protein sequence MDTQAIQTFLDDSDFSGVVLVRDGDRTIFEAARGFATPRWQVPNTLDTRFDTASITKLFTSVAVLQQVDAGRLDLEASIHEYVDLAGSTIGTDVTLLHLLTHTSGIADDVDEEAGESYADFWAQTPNYSLVETRDYLPLFTQKPPLAPPGVECVDCNVGYILAGLAVEKASGLGYRDYVREEIFARSGMTDSGFFDRRDGVERVAEGWDRREDGSWVSNIYSSPAIGSPDSGAHATAGDLMNFLNAVRGGQLLSKEYTDEFFTPQVAYDDDVKYGFGLEFDLNENGSVRSYYKDGVNAGASGILRHYPTSGLDVVVLSNAEEGAWDLVVELDAQF
- the galK gene encoding galactokinase, which gives rise to MNDTTPSTTSGFRDRFDREPAGLWFGPGRVNLIGEHTDYNDGFVFPFAINRRAVVALALRDDRMLRVASSFTEEIVEISLDDLSPETVSGWSAYPLGVAWALGQKGADLSAVTGFDIFIDSDVPIGAGLSSSAAIECATAVALDEVWNLGFDKQVLVRVGQLAENEVVGAPTGILDQSASLLGETDSAVFLDCRSFESEVIPLGFDDAGLELLVIDTKVSHAHATGGYASRRASCETGARLMGVSSLRDLTVDDLPRAATTLDDETFRRVRHILTENQRVLDTVRVLREEGPGAIGALLDASHASMRDDFEISVAELDLAVDTARAAGALGARMTGGGFGGSAIALTPHALIPAVQQAVSAAFAAAGFTAPDMFVVRAAAGAARES
- a CDS encoding DUF445 domain-containing protein; the protein is MATPSLTSPTLTGPGPRAPLSAPDEARRVALVGMKRLALGLLLAMTLIFAVSFALEERYPWLEYVRAAAEGGMVGAIADWFAVTALFRYPLGLRIPHTNIIANRKDEIGASLGEFVESNFLSDAVVRGKLESIGVSRRLGAWLVQPANAQRLTDEIAHAGSGLLDLLSDDEIKNLLEGVAREHLLRPEWGPSLGRLGEHLVASGRHHAAVDLLLDKAHSWLTAHPEAFGQSVSTRLPRWLPGFVGEMVDDKAYREVLAFVSTVQREPEHPLRGAIDRYLAELMADLQFDDTMIERVEVLKLELVDNAKLREFAGDAWESLKASLLAALADPDSAVRAGVQSTVLDVGARLVADRSLGARIDRWLADTAGYVLQKYRHEIAGVITETVERWDPAETTEKIELQVGKDLQFIRINGTVVGALAGLLIFALAQGALVLFGG
- the galT gene encoding galactose-1-phosphate uridylyltransferase, coding for MTDLTNTPDFVADAGIARHPHTLADGRELIYFDDPDTTLSPDRAPDLRDLAPRPANARMRQDPLTGEWISVAAARQNRVFLPPAHLDPLAPSTPENPSEVPSNYDVAVFENKSPSFGPLLTDDDAPTGLDDLRTIGLGRIRTSVGRCEVVCFSPATEGSFGSLSVTRARTVIEAWAERTHKLSQMPGIEQVFPFENRGEAIGVTLHHPHGQIYSYPYVTPRTQRLIDSIESYGPTLFADILASEQAGDRVILRGEHWTAFVPFAARWPVEVHMLPHRHVADFAGTTLAERDELAVLYRRLLRGIDQLYSTPTPYIGAWHQAPVNVHRDDIRLMLQLTSPRRAEDKLKFLAGSEAAMGAWIGDVTPEQAADNIRAAIARSDAADASADAASASAESTDSSTGKAHS
- a CDS encoding DeoR/GlpR family DNA-binding transcription regulator, which produces MASVEHPPDRDALPAHQRREQIQRLVDARGFVRVSELSDTFGVSGVTARADLDQLESAGALMRIHGGAVPVGISTTSRPDREFSFEEALASSVVPKQQVGGLAASLVSSGQSVILDVGTTTLAVARALVARTDLTDVVVITNGLSIALALEPAIPRFTVIVTGGSLRPLQHSLVDPLAATVLSQVHADLAFIGCNGVDVDGGVTNINLPEAGVKTLMLAAAARAIIVADGAKLGQVHLGRIGPLAAFDTLVTDAAADPLTLAPLREAGLAVLQPT
- a CDS encoding YbaK/EbsC family protein — translated: MVNTAHPAVDRVRLALNAQGVDPEIRWFDDATTTAVAAAAALGIEVGAIANSLVFTLDGDPLLVLTSGAHRVDTAWLGERLGGTIGRASKDLVKEATGQVIGGVAPVGHPSPIRTLVDEDLAGYPVVWAAAGHAHTVFPTTFAELLRLTGGEATPVVPTA